A region of the Acidimicrobiales bacterium genome:
CACGATGAACGAGAAGCTCGTGTAGATCACGAACCCCCCGACGGCCACCGAGATGAAGGCGAAGCCGAGCAGCAGGTTGCGGAAGAAGGCGAACTGGTCCGCCATGTCGTCCTGGGTTTCCTTGGTCAACGCCTCGCCGGTGATGACCTCGACCTTGTCACCGGACAGCGTGTCGGCCACCCGGTTGCGGACGGTGGTCTGGGAGACGCCGCTGTCGGCGACGATCCCGATGCCGTCGACCTTGCCGGGCTCGGCGATCAGACGCTCGGCCGTCTCCTGGTCGAACAGGACGAAGCTGGCGCCCAGCGGGCCGTCGGCGGTGCCGAACTTGGCGATGCCGACGATCGTGGCCTCACCGTTGCCGGTGGGCGTCTCGAAGCGGGCGGTGTCGCCGACCTCGTAGTCGGTGGCGTCGGCGGTGGCCTTGTCGATCACGACCTCGTCGGAGCTCTCCGGGGCCCGGGATCCCTCGACGAGGTTGAACGGGTTGAGGTCGTCGACCACGCCCCAGCTGCCGCCGAAGGTGGGGGCGCCGAAGGCCGGGTTGCCGTAGGGCTCGCCGTCCTTGTCGATCAGGCGGGTGTAGCCGGTGACGGAGCCCTCGACCTGGGCGACGCCGTCGACGGCGGCGATCTGGTCGACGAGCGAGGCGTCGATGCGCGGGCGCGCCACGGTGCCCCCGCCCTCGAACCCCGTCTCGAACGCGCCTTCGCCGCGCACCCAGGCGTCGGTGCCCTCGTTGATGTCCGCGAACAGGTCGTCGAACGTGCGGGTCATCGTGTCGGTCAGCGTGAGCACGCCGCCGATGAAGGCGACGCCGATGGCCACCGCGATGAACGTGAGGATGTAGCGCCCCACGTGGGAGCGCAGGTCGCGGAACGAGAGCTTGAACACCGTCTGCCTCTGTCTCTCTGCCTCAGTCGAATCGCTTCAGCCGCTCGAGCACGCGCTCGGCGGTGGGATCGGGCATCTCGTCGACGATGCGCCCGTCGGCCAGGAACACGATGTGGTCGGCGTGGCCGGCGGCCACGGGATCGTGCGTGACCATGACGATGGTCTGCTGCAGCTCGTCGACGGCCTTGCGCATGAAATCGAGGATCTCGGTGCTCGACTTGCTGTCGAGGTTGCCGGTGGGCTCGTCGGCGAAGATGATCGCCGGCCGGCTGGCCAGGGCCCGGGCGACCGCCACCCGCTGCTGCTGGCCACCGGAGAGCTCGGCGGGGCGGTGGGTCAACCGGTCGGCCAGGCCGACGGTCTTCACCACGTAGTCGACCCACTCCTTGTCAGGGGAGCGCCCGGCGAGCTGCATTGGCAGCGTGATGTTCTCGATGGCCGTGAGCGTCGGCACCAGGTTGAACGCCTGGAAGACGAAGCCGATCCGGTCGCGCCGCAGCCGGGTGAGCTCCTTCTCGCTGAGCGACCCGAGCGGCACGCCCGCCACGAAGACCTGGCCCGAGGTGAGCCAGTCGAGCCCGGCGAGGCAGTGCATCAACGTGGACTTGCCGGAGCCCGAGGGACCCATGATCGCCGTGAAGCGCTCGCTGGGGATGTCGATGCTGACGTCGTCGAGGGCGCGCACCGCCGTGTCGCCCATGCCGTAGACCTTCGTCGCGTTGACCGCTGCAGCCGCCACTTCGGGGGGCGCGATCGGACTGTCGTTGGTGACCGTCATGGCCCCAACCCTACGCAGTGGGTGTGACAACGAAGGACCACCATTTCGGCCGTGACGCGTGGAAGCTCGGGCCGACTCGGCCCGAGCTTCCACACCAAGCGTGACGGGGGATCAGCTTGGCTGCTTGGTCACCCGCAGGTAGGGCTTCTTGGCCTCCCATCCGGCGGGGAAGCGCTCCTTGGCCTCCTCGTCGGTGACCGCAGGGACGATGATGACGTCCTCACCGTTCTTCCAGTCGGCGGGCGTGGCCACCTTGTGGTTGGCGGTGAGCTGCAGCGAGTCGATGACCCGGAGCAGCTCGTCGAAGTTGCGGCCGGTGGACGCCGGGTAGGTGAGCGTGAGCTTCACCTTGTTGTCCGGGCCGACCACGAACACCGAGCGGACGGTCGTCGTGTCGCTCGCGTTCGGGTGGATCAGGTCGTACGCGTCGGCGACCTTGCGGTCGGAGTCGGCGATGAGCGGGAAGTTCAGCTCGCTGCCGGTGACGTCGGCGATGTCCTGCTTCCAGTCCTGGTGGCTCTCGATCGGGTCGACGGAGAGGCCGATGACCTTCACGTTGCGCCGGTCGAACTCGGGCTTGAGGGCGGCGACCCGACCCAGCTCGGTCGTGCAGACCGGG
Encoded here:
- a CDS encoding ABC transporter permease — its product is MFKLSFRDLRSHVGRYILTFIAVAIGVAFIGGVLTLTDTMTRTFDDLFADINEGTDAWVRGEGAFETGFEGGGTVARPRIDASLVDQIAAVDGVAQVEGSVTGYTRLIDKDGEPYGNPAFGAPTFGGSWGVVDDLNPFNLVEGSRAPESSDEVVIDKATADATDYEVGDTARFETPTGNGEATIVGIAKFGTADGPLGASFVLFDQETAERLIAEPGKVDGIGIVADSGVSQTTVRNRVADTLSGDKVEVITGEALTKETQDDMADQFAFFRNLLLGFAFISVAVGGFVIYTSFSFIV
- a CDS encoding ABC transporter ATP-binding protein, with the translated sequence MTVTNDSPIAPPEVAAAAVNATKVYGMGDTAVRALDDVSIDIPSERFTAIMGPSGSGKSTLMHCLAGLDWLTSGQVFVAGVPLGSLSEKELTRLRRDRIGFVFQAFNLVPTLTAIENITLPMQLAGRSPDKEWVDYVVKTVGLADRLTHRPAELSGGQQQRVAVARALASRPAIIFADEPTGNLDSKSSTEILDFMRKAVDELQQTIVMVTHDPVAAGHADHIVFLADGRIVDEMPDPTAERVLERLKRFD
- a CDS encoding peroxiredoxin, whose amino-acid sequence is MSIRLGDDAPNFNAETTEGNVDFYDWKGDSWAVLFSHPKDFTPVCTTELGRVAALKPEFDRRNVKVIGLSVDPIESHQDWKQDIADVTGSELNFPLIADSDRKVADAYDLIHPNASDTTTVRSVFVVGPDNKVKLTLTYPASTGRNFDELLRVIDSLQLTANHKVATPADWKNGEDVIIVPAVTDEEAKERFPAGWEAKKPYLRVTKQPS